A single Stutzerimonas stutzeri DNA region contains:
- a CDS encoding glycerophosphodiester phosphodiesterase, with protein sequence MTLIYGHRGAKGEAPENTLVGFQQCLAHGVRRCELDLHLSKDGELMVIHDPTLKRTTGRRGKVVEHDAEELVRYDARHGGPGWKQPCPIPRLAELFEKCDFEHWQLEVKSASRVRAARSVLAIRELAERHGLLERITVTSGSREVLRALKRLTPELSCGLVAEYDWLDPLKVARQYDCNLLALKWTLCTPERIAKARQQGLHVSVWTVNEPALMRRLADFGVDSLITDYPGLAVTTLRNT encoded by the coding sequence TTGACCCTGATCTACGGCCACCGCGGCGCAAAAGGCGAAGCACCGGAAAACACCCTGGTCGGTTTCCAGCAATGCCTCGCCCACGGCGTGCGCCGCTGCGAACTGGACCTGCATCTGTCCAAGGACGGCGAGCTGATGGTCATCCATGACCCGACGCTGAAACGCACCACTGGACGGCGCGGTAAAGTCGTGGAGCACGACGCCGAGGAGCTCGTTCGCTACGACGCACGCCACGGCGGGCCGGGCTGGAAACAACCCTGCCCCATTCCACGGCTGGCGGAGCTGTTCGAGAAATGCGACTTCGAGCACTGGCAGTTGGAAGTCAAAAGCGCCTCGAGGGTCCGCGCCGCGCGCTCGGTGCTGGCAATCCGGGAGCTGGCCGAGCGTCATGGTCTGCTCGAGCGCATTACCGTTACCTCTGGCTCGCGGGAAGTGCTACGCGCCCTGAAGCGGCTCACCCCCGAGCTGTCCTGCGGCCTGGTTGCCGAATATGACTGGCTAGACCCACTGAAGGTCGCCAGGCAGTACGACTGCAATCTGCTGGCATTGAAATGGACGCTATGCACGCCCGAGCGAATCGCCAAGGCCCGCCAGCAAGGGCTTCACGTATCGGTCTGGACGGTGAACGAACCGGCACTGATGCGCCGGCTCGCCGATTTCGGCGTCGATAGCCTGATTACCGATTATCCCGGTCTCGCCGTCACGACACTGCGCAATACGTGA
- the sthA gene encoding Si-specific NAD(P)(+) transhydrogenase, producing MAVYNYDVVVLGSGPAGEGAAMNAVKAGRKVAVVDSRPHVGGNSTHLGTIPSKALRHSVRQIMQYNTNPLFRQIGEPRWFSFPDVLKSAESVIAKQVTSRTGYYARNRIDIFFGTASFADEQTVEVVSANGMVETLVAGQFIIATGSRPYRPSDIDFSHPRVYDSDTILTLSHTPRRLIIYGAGVIGSEYASIFSGLGVLVDLIDNRDQLLSFLDDEISDALSYHLRNNNVLIRHNEEYERVEGVDNGVILHLKSGKKIKADAFLWCNGRTGNTDKLALENIGLKVNSRGQIKVDEHYRTDVGNIYAAGDVIGWPSLASAAYDQGRSAAGSIVENDSWRFVDDVPTGIYTIPEISSIGKNERELTEAKVPYEVGKAFFKGMARAQISAEPVGMLKILFHRETLAVLGVHCFGYQASEIVHIGQAIMNQPGEANTLKYFINTTFNYPTMAEAYRVAAFDGLNRLF from the coding sequence ATGGCTGTCTACAATTACGATGTGGTGGTATTGGGCTCGGGCCCGGCCGGTGAAGGCGCGGCGATGAACGCGGTCAAGGCGGGGCGCAAGGTAGCCGTGGTCGATAGCAGGCCGCACGTGGGCGGCAACTCCACCCATCTGGGGACCATCCCGTCCAAGGCGCTGCGCCATTCGGTGCGGCAGATCATGCAGTACAACACCAACCCGCTGTTCCGCCAGATCGGCGAGCCGCGCTGGTTTTCGTTTCCCGACGTACTGAAAAGCGCAGAGAGCGTCATCGCCAAGCAGGTGACCTCGCGTACCGGCTATTACGCACGTAACCGTATCGATATTTTCTTCGGCACGGCGAGTTTCGCCGACGAGCAAACCGTCGAAGTGGTCAGTGCCAACGGCATGGTCGAGACGCTGGTGGCCGGCCAGTTCATCATCGCCACCGGCTCGCGGCCTTATCGTCCGTCGGATATCGATTTCTCCCACCCGCGCGTGTACGACAGCGACACCATTCTCACCCTGAGCCATACGCCGCGCCGCCTGATCATCTATGGAGCCGGTGTGATCGGTTCCGAGTACGCGTCGATCTTCAGTGGCCTGGGCGTGCTGGTCGACCTGATCGACAACCGCGACCAGTTGCTCAGCTTCCTCGACGACGAAATTTCCGACGCGCTCAGTTACCACTTGCGCAACAACAACGTGCTGATTCGTCATAACGAGGAGTACGAGCGCGTGGAGGGCGTCGACAACGGCGTCATTCTGCACCTCAAGTCAGGCAAGAAGATCAAGGCGGACGCCTTCCTCTGGTGCAATGGGCGGACCGGCAATACCGACAAGCTTGCGCTGGAAAACATCGGGCTGAAGGTCAACAGCCGTGGGCAGATAAAGGTAGACGAGCACTACCGTACCGACGTGGGCAACATCTACGCGGCCGGCGACGTGATCGGTTGGCCATCGCTGGCCAGTGCAGCCTATGACCAGGGTCGTTCGGCGGCTGGCAGCATCGTCGAGAATGACAGCTGGCGCTTCGTCGACGACGTGCCGACCGGCATCTACACCATCCCGGAGATCAGCTCGATCGGCAAGAACGAGCGTGAGCTCACCGAGGCGAAAGTGCCTTACGAAGTAGGCAAGGCCTTCTTCAAGGGTATGGCGCGCGCGCAGATCTCAGCCGAGCCGGTGGGCATGCTGAAGATTCTCTTCCATCGGGAGACGTTGGCCGTGCTGGGCGTGCATTGCTTCGGCTATCAGGCGTCGGAAATCGTGCACATCGGCCAGGCGATCATGAACCAGCCGGGCGAGGCGAATACGCTCAAGTACTTCATCAACACCACCTTCAACTACCCGACCATGGCCGAAGCCTATCGCGTCGCGGCGTTCGACGGGCTAAACCGGCTTTTTTGA
- the nqrM gene encoding (Na+)-NQR maturation NqrM, producing the protein MTWLIVFLVMLLVVFGMSIGVIMGRKPIAGSCGGIANLGIEKECSICGGSREKCEEVNAQASQDERADLAYDATRR; encoded by the coding sequence ATGACCTGGTTAATCGTTTTTCTCGTCATGTTGTTGGTCGTGTTCGGCATGTCCATCGGCGTGATCATGGGGCGCAAGCCTATCGCGGGCTCCTGCGGGGGCATCGCCAATCTCGGTATCGAGAAGGAATGTTCGATTTGCGGCGGTAGCCGCGAAAAATGCGAAGAAGTGAATGCGCAGGCAAGCCAGGACGAAAGAGCAGATCTCGCGTACGACGCGACCAGACGCTGA
- a CDS encoding FAD:protein FMN transferase, whose protein sequence is MAHALLQPVIVAALAAALTGCLFQDKVESYSGPTMGSTYSVKYVASGEAADKAQLQRDTEAILAEIDRQMSTYRADSDIETFNALPAGECMSMPSGVRELILAGQQLSDESDGALDLTIEPLLNLWGFGPQGQGERVPSAEEIASAQQDVGHRYLRLDGDRLCKDRAVQVDFNSIAAGYAVDKVVAMLENSGVRSYLVEITGELKARGRKPDDAPWRIAIEAPRDNERVAQRIIELDGYGVSTSGDYRNYFEREGRRYSHTLDPRTGAPIDHHLAAVTVIDPSTLRADGLSTVLMVMGPERGQAYAAERNIAAFFVVREGQEYISTSTEAFNELFGAGAEQ, encoded by the coding sequence ATGGCCCACGCGTTACTTCAGCCCGTCATCGTTGCCGCCCTGGCGGCAGCCCTGACGGGCTGTCTGTTTCAGGACAAGGTGGAAAGCTACAGCGGCCCGACCATGGGCAGTACCTACTCGGTCAAATACGTCGCAAGCGGTGAGGCTGCCGACAAGGCGCAGCTGCAACGCGACACCGAGGCGATACTGGCCGAGATCGATCGGCAAATGTCCACCTACCGTGCCGACTCAGACATCGAAACCTTCAACGCCTTGCCCGCTGGCGAATGCATGAGCATGCCGAGCGGCGTACGCGAATTGATTCTGGCCGGCCAGCAGCTTTCGGACGAAAGCGACGGCGCGCTGGACCTGACCATCGAGCCGCTGCTCAACCTCTGGGGTTTCGGCCCGCAGGGGCAGGGCGAGCGCGTGCCGTCTGCCGAAGAAATCGCCAGTGCCCAGCAGGATGTCGGCCACCGTTACCTTCGACTGGACGGCGACAGGCTTTGCAAGGACAGGGCCGTGCAGGTCGACTTCAACAGCATCGCTGCCGGCTATGCGGTCGATAAGGTGGTGGCGATGCTGGAGAATTCCGGCGTGCGCAGCTATCTCGTGGAAATCACGGGCGAGCTCAAGGCCCGCGGACGCAAGCCCGATGACGCGCCCTGGCGCATCGCGATCGAAGCGCCCCGGGACAATGAACGGGTCGCACAACGGATCATCGAGCTGGATGGTTACGGTGTATCCACCTCGGGTGACTACCGCAACTACTTCGAGCGGGAAGGCCGCCGGTATTCGCATACGCTCGATCCGCGGACCGGCGCGCCTATCGATCATCATCTGGCAGCCGTGACGGTCATCGATCCCTCGACATTACGGGCTGACGGGTTGTCTACTGTGCTCATGGTAATGGGCCCCGAGCGGGGGCAGGCGTATGCGGCAGAGCGAAACATTGCAGCGTTCTTCGTCGTTCGCGAAGGGCAGGAATACATAAGCACGAGCACCGAGGCCTTCAATGAGCTGTTCGGTGCGGGAGCAGAGCAATGA
- the nqrF gene encoding NADH:ubiquinone reductase (Na(+)-transporting) subunit F, translating to MMSYEIFLAIGMFTAIVLALVVIILAARAKLVSSGDVNIEINGERTITVPAGGKLLQTLAANNIFLSSACGGGGTCAQCKCVVESGGGEMLPTEESHFTRREAGEGWRLSCQTPVKADMKIEVPEEVFGVKKWECTVLSNPNVATFIKELTLKLPEGENVDFRAGGYVQLECPPHEVRYKDFDIQEEYRGDWDKFNQWKYVSKVDETVIRAYSMANYPEEVGLVKFNIRIASPPPGRDDLPPGKMSSWVFSLKPGDKVTVYGPFGEFFAKDTDAEMVFIGGGAGMAPMRSHIFDQLKRLKSKRKMSFWYGARSMREAFYVEEYDQLQAENENFQWHLALSDPQPEDNWDGPTGFIHNVLYENYLKDHPAPEDCEFYMCGPPMMNASVIKMLTDLGVEPENILLDDFGG from the coding sequence CTGATGAGTTACGAAATTTTCCTCGCCATCGGCATGTTCACCGCCATCGTGCTCGCGCTGGTGGTGATCATCCTCGCGGCGCGCGCCAAGCTGGTATCCAGCGGCGACGTGAACATCGAAATCAACGGCGAACGCACCATTACCGTTCCGGCAGGCGGCAAGCTGCTGCAAACGCTGGCCGCGAACAATATCTTCCTCTCGTCCGCCTGCGGCGGCGGCGGTACCTGCGCTCAGTGCAAGTGCGTCGTCGAGAGTGGTGGCGGCGAGATGCTGCCTACCGAGGAGTCGCATTTCACACGCCGTGAAGCGGGTGAAGGCTGGCGTCTGTCCTGCCAGACCCCGGTCAAGGCAGACATGAAGATCGAAGTGCCGGAAGAGGTGTTCGGTGTCAAGAAGTGGGAGTGCACCGTACTGTCCAACCCGAACGTGGCGACCTTCATCAAGGAACTGACCCTGAAGCTGCCCGAGGGCGAGAACGTCGACTTCCGCGCGGGTGGTTACGTTCAGCTGGAATGCCCGCCGCACGAGGTCCGCTACAAGGATTTCGACATCCAGGAGGAGTATCGCGGCGACTGGGACAAGTTCAATCAGTGGAAGTACGTGTCCAAGGTCGACGAGACGGTGATCCGTGCGTACTCGATGGCGAACTATCCGGAAGAGGTCGGTCTGGTCAAGTTCAACATCCGTATCGCCTCGCCGCCGCCCGGCCGCGACGATCTGCCACCAGGCAAGATGTCCTCGTGGGTGTTCAGCCTCAAGCCGGGCGACAAGGTCACCGTATACGGTCCGTTCGGTGAATTTTTCGCCAAGGACACCGATGCCGAAATGGTCTTCATTGGCGGCGGTGCCGGCATGGCGCCGATGCGTTCGCACATTTTCGACCAGCTCAAGCGCCTGAAGTCCAAGCGCAAGATGAGCTTCTGGTACGGCGCCCGCTCGATGCGCGAGGCGTTCTACGTTGAAGAGTACGACCAGCTCCAGGCCGAGAACGAGAACTTCCAGTGGCATCTGGCGTTGTCCGATCCGCAGCCTGAAGACAACTGGGACGGCCCGACCGGGTTCATCCATAACGTGCTGTACGAGAACTACCTGAAGGACCATCCGGCCCCGGAAGATTGCGAGTTCTACATGTGCGGCCCGCCAATGATGAACGCCTCGGTGATCAAGATGCTGACCGACCTGGGTGTCGAACCGGAGAACATCCTGCTCGACGACTTTGGCGGTTAA
- the nqrE gene encoding NADH:ubiquinone reductase (Na(+)-transporting) subunit E, whose amino-acid sequence MEHYISLFVRAVFIENMALAFFLGMCTFIAISKKVETAIGLGIAVIVVQTITVPANNLIYTYLLKAGALSWAGLPEVDLSFLGLLSYIGVIAAIVQILEMTLDKYVPSLYNALGVFLPLITVNCAIMGGTLFMVERDYNLAESTVYGVGSGLSWALAIALLAGIREKLKYSDVPDGLQGLGITFITIGLMSLGFMSFSGVQL is encoded by the coding sequence ATGGAGCATTACATCAGCCTGTTCGTCCGCGCCGTGTTCATCGAGAACATGGCCCTGGCGTTCTTCCTCGGCATGTGTACCTTCATCGCGATCTCGAAGAAGGTGGAAACGGCGATCGGCCTGGGCATCGCGGTAATCGTGGTACAGACCATCACCGTGCCGGCCAACAACCTGATCTACACCTATCTGCTCAAGGCCGGTGCGCTGTCCTGGGCCGGTCTGCCTGAAGTCGATCTGAGCTTCCTCGGACTGCTCAGCTACATCGGGGTGATCGCGGCCATCGTGCAGATTCTGGAAATGACCCTCGATAAGTACGTGCCCAGCCTCTACAACGCACTGGGCGTGTTCCTCCCGCTGATCACGGTGAACTGCGCCATCATGGGCGGCACCCTGTTCATGGTCGAGCGTGATTACAACCTGGCAGAAAGTACTGTCTATGGCGTTGGCTCGGGTCTGTCCTGGGCGTTGGCCATCGCCTTGCTGGCCGGTATTCGCGAGAAGCTCAAATACAGCGATGTGCCGGACGGTCTGCAGGGTCTCGGGATCACCTTCATCACCATCGGACTGATGTCGCTGGGCTTCATGTCTTTCTCTGGCGTACAGCTGTAA
- a CDS encoding NADH:ubiquinone reductase (Na(+)-transporting) subunit D: MIMSQPTIKEVLFNPVFNNNPIGLQILGICSALAVTSNLKTALVMSVALTLVVAFSNLFISMIRSQIPGSIRMIVQMVIIASLVIVVDQVLKAYAFSLSKQLSVFVGLIITNCIVMGRAEAFAMQNPPMLSFFDGLGNGLGYSAMLIALGIIRELFGAGKLMGYTILPVVNDGGWYLPNGMMLLPPSAFFLIGLFIWGIRSWKKEQVEKPSFKMAPQVSNKEAY; encoded by the coding sequence TTGATCATGTCGCAACCTACTATCAAGGAAGTCCTGTTCAATCCGGTCTTCAACAACAACCCCATTGGCTTGCAGATCCTCGGGATCTGCTCGGCACTGGCGGTCACCTCCAACCTCAAGACCGCGCTGGTCATGTCCGTCGCGCTGACGCTGGTGGTGGCGTTCTCCAACCTGTTCATCTCCATGATCCGCAGCCAGATTCCTGGCTCGATCCGCATGATCGTACAGATGGTGATCATCGCCTCGCTGGTGATCGTGGTCGATCAGGTGCTCAAGGCGTATGCCTTCTCGCTGTCCAAGCAGTTGTCGGTGTTCGTCGGCCTGATCATCACCAACTGCATCGTGATGGGGCGCGCCGAAGCGTTCGCCATGCAGAACCCGCCGATGCTGTCGTTCTTCGACGGTTTGGGCAACGGCCTCGGCTACAGCGCCATGCTGATCGCGCTCGGCATCATCCGCGAGCTGTTCGGTGCCGGCAAGCTGATGGGCTACACCATTCTCCCGGTCGTCAACGACGGTGGCTGGTACCTGCCCAACGGCATGATGCTGCTGCCGCCTTCGGCGTTCTTCCTGATCGGTCTGTTCATCTGGGGCATCCGTAGCTGGAAGAAGGAGCAGGTCGAGAAGCCGTCCTTCAAGATGGCGCCACAAGTCTCGAACAAGGAGGCTTACTAA